The following coding sequences are from one Methanococcoides orientis window:
- the pheS gene encoding phenylalanine--tRNA ligase subunit alpha: MSNYKLTTNEKNVLLALDELASTTPEELAEKASMKVETAMQSAFLLSENGLAEVNDTVTELYLLTDEGRTYAKEGLPERQLISALSEPTPIDDLKEKLSPKMVGIATGWLRKKGWASIENGMMVPSGNAEETEDEKILASFTEKASTLEELGTDGKTIKDLIKRKLVSKAEEKDRTVSITDAGVELVKAGITIEEEINQITSQLLKSGEWKNKNFRPYNIQTPPRPVYGAKVHPYQRLIDQMRQIFLEMGFTEIKGDVVQSSFWNFDALFQPQDHPAREMQDTFHLSSRSDLPEDYTKGIKDMHEHGGDLQSTGWGGKWSEEIAKRDVLRTHTTAVTIKYLADNPNPPLKAFCIDRAYRRETIDPTHTPEFEQLEGVIMDENMSFANLLGCLEEFYHRMGFEDVRFRPGYFPYTEPSVEPEVYIDGLGWVELGGAGVFRKEVTEPLGIKTPVLAWGLGVSRVAMLKLGLKDLRELYQSDIEWLRKSQVCQLKD; encoded by the coding sequence ATGAGCAACTATAAACTTACTACAAATGAAAAAAATGTGCTGCTCGCACTGGATGAACTTGCATCCACAACCCCGGAAGAGCTTGCAGAAAAAGCATCCATGAAAGTGGAAACTGCAATGCAATCCGCCTTTTTGCTCTCAGAGAACGGACTGGCAGAAGTGAATGATACAGTTACCGAACTGTACTTACTGACAGACGAAGGTCGTACCTATGCAAAAGAGGGACTCCCTGAGAGACAACTGATCAGTGCCCTGTCCGAGCCAACACCTATCGATGACCTAAAGGAAAAGCTTTCACCAAAGATGGTGGGAATTGCGACCGGATGGCTACGTAAGAAAGGCTGGGCCAGCATTGAGAACGGAATGATGGTCCCATCAGGCAATGCAGAAGAAACTGAGGACGAGAAGATACTTGCCAGTTTCACAGAAAAAGCAAGTACTCTTGAAGAACTTGGAACAGACGGTAAGACCATAAAGGACCTGATCAAACGCAAGCTTGTTTCAAAGGCCGAGGAAAAGGACCGGACAGTCTCCATCACAGATGCAGGAGTCGAACTTGTAAAAGCAGGCATCACCATTGAAGAGGAGATCAACCAGATCACATCCCAGTTATTGAAGAGCGGGGAATGGAAGAACAAGAATTTCAGGCCTTATAACATCCAGACACCCCCAAGACCGGTCTATGGTGCAAAGGTACACCCATACCAGCGTCTTATCGACCAGATGCGCCAGATCTTCCTTGAGATGGGATTCACCGAGATCAAAGGAGATGTCGTACAAAGCTCATTCTGGAACTTCGATGCACTATTCCAGCCACAGGACCACCCTGCCAGAGAGATGCAGGACACATTCCACCTTTCAAGCCGTTCAGATCTTCCTGAAGACTACACTAAAGGTATAAAGGACATGCACGAGCATGGCGGTGACCTCCAGTCCACCGGATGGGGAGGAAAGTGGAGTGAGGAGATTGCAAAACGCGATGTATTGAGAACCCACACCACTGCTGTTACCATCAAGTACCTTGCAGACAACCCGAACCCGCCGTTAAAGGCATTCTGTATTGACAGAGCATACCGCCGTGAGACCATCGACCCAACACACACACCAGAGTTCGAACAGCTTGAAGGCGTGATCATGGACGAGAACATGTCATTTGCGAACCTTCTTGGATGCCTTGAAGAGTTCTACCACAGGATGGGATTCGAGGATGTAAGGTTCAGACCCGGATACTTCCCATACACAGAGCCAAGTGTGGAACCTGAGGTATACATTGACGGCCTCGGCTGGGTAGAGCTCGGCGGAGCCGGAGTGTTCCGTAAGGAAGTAACAGAACCTCTGGGGATCAAAACTCCTGTACTTGCGTGGGGTCTTGGTGTTAGCCGTGTGGCAATGCTTAAGCTCGGACTCAAGGACCTGCGTGAGCTCTACCAGTCAGACATCGAATGGCTGCGCAAGAGCCAGGTCTGCCAGTTAAAAGATTAA
- a CDS encoding GNAT family N-acetyltransferase, producing MSEYIDVAIREAGEKDGESVECLLSTYFLDMDEVPIDDFIVAEANGKIVGVAALADRGCCEIHSIAVHPNYRGNGIGSKMVSSIFESVNKERIYVRTTSPIFFRKLGFIELPMSEKVNLWDDCRECDRFDRCKQHVMCIQTDEV from the coding sequence ATGTCTGAATATATTGACGTGGCTATCAGGGAAGCCGGTGAAAAGGACGGTGAGTCGGTGGAGTGTCTTCTTTCAACATATTTCCTTGATATGGATGAAGTCCCTATCGATGATTTTATTGTTGCAGAGGCCAATGGCAAGATCGTGGGTGTTGCAGCTTTAGCGGACAGGGGCTGCTGTGAGATCCATTCTATAGCAGTTCATCCCAATTATCGTGGTAACGGGATCGGTTCGAAGATGGTTTCCTCCATTTTTGAAAGTGTAAATAAAGAAAGGATCTACGTCAGGACCACTTCACCTATCTTTTTCAGGAAATTAGGTTTTATTGAGCTTCCGATGTCCGAGAAAGTTAATTTATGGGATGATTGTAGGGAATGTGATAGATTTGATAGATGTAAACAGCACGTTATGTGCATTCAAACGGATGAGGTCTGA
- the larE gene encoding ATP-dependent sacrificial sulfur transferase LarE, giving the protein MSIPEGSSLSEKIERIKGAIAEKEKVLVAFSGGVDSTTLAALAFEVLGDNVLAVTLDSCAIPQSELEDAKRTAKQIGIRHTVLEHDMLSDEMIRQNDQDRCYYCKKLVMKTLKDVMDREGLNVLVEGTNASEITGRRPGWAAINEAGDLVLTPYTEFDVTKKEVRQIARHLGLEVADKVSNACLLSRLPYGAEVTNASLRRIESAEDFLLSLGITHVRVREHDGIARIEVLPADFPVVHEKRDELLSRFKELGYSYVTLDMEGFRSGSMDEVL; this is encoded by the coding sequence ATGAGCATACCTGAAGGATCATCCCTTTCCGAAAAGATCGAAAGGATCAAAGGGGCGATAGCTGAAAAAGAAAAAGTACTGGTCGCATTCTCCGGAGGTGTGGACAGTACAACTCTGGCAGCCCTTGCTTTTGAAGTTCTGGGGGACAATGTTCTTGCAGTAACCCTTGATTCCTGTGCGATACCCCAAAGTGAGCTGGAGGATGCAAAAAGGACTGCCAAACAGATCGGTATACGTCATACTGTACTGGAACATGACATGCTTTCCGATGAAATGATCAGGCAGAATGATCAGGATAGATGTTATTATTGTAAGAAGCTCGTCATGAAAACATTGAAAGATGTGATGGACCGGGAAGGTCTGAATGTGCTGGTCGAAGGGACCAATGCCTCCGAGATCACCGGTCGCAGACCGGGCTGGGCTGCAATAAATGAGGCAGGAGACCTGGTCTTAACTCCTTATACGGAGTTTGACGTTACTAAAAAAGAAGTGCGTCAGATAGCACGCCATCTGGGACTTGAAGTTGCTGATAAGGTATCTAATGCATGCCTGCTGTCAAGACTGCCTTATGGTGCAGAAGTAACAAATGCATCTCTCAGGAGAATTGAAAGTGCAGAAGACTTCCTTCTGTCTCTTGGGATCACGCATGTCAGGGTTCGCGAACATGATGGCATTGCACGTATTGAGGTATTACCTGCTGATTTCCCTGTTGTTCATGAAAAAAGGGACGAATTGTTATCTCGTTTCAAAGAACTGGGCTATTCCTATGTTACGCTTGACATGGAAGGTTTCAGAAGTGGCAGCATGGACGAGGTATTATAA
- a CDS encoding MogA/MoaB family molybdenum cofactor biosynthesis protein produces the protein MDSVTHEHRKDARKSLGFYLISISTSRFAKYGSARSPEDAEDISGELMVELVKKNGHHVLGYELVSDENSDIKKAVLDALQKEADIIVTTGGTGLTPTDVTVESLVPMFEKQMPGFGELFRYKSIEQIGSAVILTRAAAGIIRDKAIFCLPGSPGAVELALSEIILPEAGHVVKHIR, from the coding sequence ATGGACTCTGTTACTCATGAGCACAGGAAAGATGCCCGGAAAAGTCTTGGTTTTTATTTGATCTCAATATCTACCTCAAGGTTTGCCAAATATGGATCAGCACGCTCTCCCGAAGATGCTGAGGATATATCCGGCGAATTGATGGTGGAACTTGTGAAAAAGAATGGTCATCATGTACTGGGTTATGAGCTTGTTTCCGATGAGAACTCGGATATAAAGAAAGCTGTTCTGGATGCCCTGCAAAAAGAAGCCGACATTATTGTCACTACTGGTGGCACCGGTCTGACTCCCACTGATGTTACCGTCGAGTCCCTGGTGCCGATGTTCGAGAAGCAGATGCCCGGATTCGGGGAACTTTTCAGATACAAGAGCATTGAACAGATAGGTTCTGCAGTTATACTGACCCGCGCTGCTGCCGGGATCATAAGGGATAAAGCGATCTTCTGTCTTCCCGGATCACCTGGTGCAGTTGAACTTGCA
- a CDS encoding ATP-binding protein: MSFTNITGSIKEVPKPKEEKRTRFEDIQKTATKTKRVMYPISAIVGQEMMLRALILNAINPSIGGVLIRGQKGTAKSTAVRGLAEILPEIEIIEGCKYNCDPLDPEKFCWECNDKQKKGMIKIEKSPMKVVDLPVGATEDRVVGSLDIEKAVKEGVQAFEPGILANANRNLLYVDEINLLDDFVVDALLDAAAMGVNTVEREGVSVSHPANFIIVGSMNPEEGELRPQLLDRIALQVEVEGIADIEQRIEIIERRNQFNKDPQQFRRDFENEQEKLRTKIIKAKQLLGRITTTRENLRTIAQICVAFNVDGHRADIMIERTARTNAAYENRERITNDDIIEAAEMVLPHRMRKKPFEEEEFSAEQLRAVVNGNI, translated from the coding sequence ATGAGCTTTACCAATATCACAGGCAGCATAAAGGAAGTCCCAAAACCTAAAGAAGAGAAGAGGACAAGGTTTGAGGACATACAGAAAACAGCGACCAAAACAAAGAGGGTGATGTACCCGATCTCTGCCATTGTAGGGCAGGAGATGATGCTTCGGGCACTCATCCTGAACGCCATTAACCCTTCAATTGGCGGAGTGCTGATAAGAGGACAGAAGGGAACCGCAAAATCAACCGCTGTAAGAGGACTGGCGGAGATCCTTCCGGAGATAGAGATCATTGAAGGATGTAAGTACAACTGCGACCCCCTCGACCCTGAAAAGTTCTGCTGGGAATGCAACGATAAGCAGAAGAAAGGAATGATCAAGATCGAAAAATCACCCATGAAGGTAGTGGATCTGCCGGTAGGTGCCACAGAGGACAGGGTAGTAGGCAGTCTTGACATCGAAAAGGCGGTCAAGGAAGGAGTGCAGGCCTTTGAACCAGGCATCTTGGCAAATGCCAACAGGAACCTCCTGTATGTGGATGAGATCAACCTGCTGGATGACTTCGTGGTGGATGCTTTACTGGATGCCGCTGCTATGGGTGTGAACACCGTTGAGAGAGAAGGTGTAAGTGTCAGCCATCCTGCCAACTTCATCATCGTTGGAAGCATGAACCCTGAAGAAGGGGAACTTCGACCACAGCTCCTGGACAGGATAGCCCTGCAGGTGGAAGTTGAAGGTATTGCTGATATCGAGCAGCGCATAGAGATCATTGAAAGAAGGAACCAGTTCAACAAGGACCCACAGCAGTTCAGAAGGGATTTTGAGAACGAACAGGAGAAGCTGCGTACAAAGATAATCAAGGCAAAGCAGTTGCTCGGAAGGATCACTACCACACGTGAGAACCTCAGGACGATCGCACAGATATGCGTAGCATTCAATGTTGATGGTCACAGGGCCGACATTATGATCGAGCGCACTGCACGCACAAATGCTGCTTACGAGAACCGTGAAAGGATCACAAATGACGATATTATCGAAGCCGCTGAGATGGTTCTCCCCCACAGGATGCGAAAGAAACCTTTCGAAGAAGAGGAGTTCAGTGCAGAACAACTTCGTGCTGTGGTAAATGGAAATATCTGA
- a CDS encoding translation initiation factor IF-2 subunit beta: protein MDDYEALLERAIENLPDVETTDVRFVIPEPRIFVEGKTTVLENFGNIADVLNRDPDHLMKYLTREMGTAGKLDGNRAIFQGKFPRENIKSNIDAYVEEYVICSECNRPDTQLVKSDRIMILKCSACGAHRPVKKRRTTIATPRDAVEEGEEYEVRIDAVGSKGDGIAKLAKFTIFVPGAAKGDVVKIKIKRISGNLAFAERAS from the coding sequence ATGGATGATTACGAAGCGCTATTGGAAAGGGCAATTGAAAACCTGCCAGATGTGGAAACTACGGATGTTCGTTTCGTAATTCCCGAACCCAGGATATTTGTGGAAGGTAAGACCACCGTCCTTGAGAACTTTGGGAACATTGCGGACGTACTGAACAGGGATCCGGACCACCTTATGAAATACCTCACAAGGGAAATGGGAACTGCCGGAAAGCTTGATGGAAACCGTGCAATATTCCAGGGTAAATTCCCAAGAGAGAATATCAAATCAAATATCGACGCCTACGTTGAAGAGTATGTCATATGCTCCGAATGTAATCGCCCGGATACCCAGCTTGTCAAATCTGACAGGATAATGATATTAAAGTGCTCAGCTTGTGGTGCACACCGTCCTGTTAAAAAGAGGAGGACCACAATTGCAACACCCCGCGATGCAGTCGAAGAAGGCGAGGAGTACGAGGTCAGGATCGATGCCGTTGGTTCAAAAGGAGACGGAATCGCTAAACTTGCCAAGTTCACCATATTTGTCCCAGGCGCTGCAAAAGGCGATGTCGTAAAGATCAAGATCAAGAGGATCAGCGGGAACCTTGCATTTGCAGAACGCGCTTCTTAA
- a CDS encoding tryptophan--tRNA ligase: MNMKLDPWGSVNIDDYSKLFDEFGILPFEDICSELPDPHRYMRRKIIFGHRSYDLITDAMKNKDPFSVMSGFMPTGGGHLGHKMVMEEIIWHQKMGGDAFVGIADREAYSVRGVSWEKCRQIGIEDYIVSLIALGFEPNGHIYFQSESENVKELTFELGSKTNFSELSAIYGFSGETSVSHMTSTLSQSADILQPQLSEYGGPKPTVIPVGADQDPHMRLTRGIAHKMNMFRIEGREDKKNNKYFSVRSKAAPEGALADVAERLPWDTKLFEGHVDVFGTDDYNKLLNTVREVEIEYGGYAFVPPSSTYHRFMSGLQGGKMSSSVPESIISLKEDPKAAAKKVKRAKTGGRMTLEEQKKLGGDPNNCSAFELLMFHLVEDDKELEEIYDECVCGKRMCGTCKSLAAELMTEFLTEHQEKRELAKDRLDDYGL, from the coding sequence ATGAATATGAAACTTGATCCATGGGGTTCAGTCAATATTGACGATTACTCAAAATTGTTCGATGAATTCGGAATCCTTCCATTCGAGGACATTTGCTCTGAACTCCCTGACCCACACAGGTACATGCGCAGGAAGATAATCTTCGGCCACAGGAGCTATGACCTGATAACAGATGCAATGAAGAACAAGGACCCTTTTTCGGTCATGAGCGGTTTCATGCCCACCGGAGGCGGCCATCTCGGACACAAAATGGTCATGGAAGAGATCATCTGGCACCAGAAAATGGGAGGTGATGCTTTTGTGGGCATCGCAGACAGGGAAGCCTACTCCGTAAGAGGTGTTTCATGGGAAAAATGCCGTCAAATCGGAATTGAAGATTACATCGTAAGCCTGATAGCCCTTGGTTTCGAGCCAAACGGCCACATTTACTTCCAGTCAGAATCCGAGAATGTCAAGGAACTTACGTTCGAACTCGGTTCAAAAACGAACTTCTCCGAGCTAAGCGCGATCTATGGATTTAGTGGAGAGACAAGCGTGTCACACATGACAAGCACCCTTTCCCAGAGTGCGGATATACTCCAGCCACAGCTCTCAGAATATGGTGGTCCAAAACCTACGGTAATTCCAGTAGGTGCGGACCAGGACCCACACATGCGCCTGACGCGTGGTATCGCACACAAGATGAACATGTTCAGGATCGAAGGCCGCGAGGATAAGAAAAATAACAAGTACTTCAGTGTTCGTAGCAAGGCTGCTCCTGAAGGCGCACTTGCGGATGTCGCGGAAAGACTGCCATGGGATACAAAACTTTTCGAAGGACATGTTGATGTCTTCGGAACTGATGATTATAACAAACTCCTGAATACTGTAAGGGAAGTTGAGATCGAATACGGAGGCTATGCTTTTGTACCGCCATCTTCCACCTACCACAGATTTATGTCAGGACTGCAGGGAGGTAAAATGTCCAGCAGTGTCCCTGAGAGTATCATTTCACTAAAGGAAGATCCAAAGGCCGCTGCAAAGAAAGTAAAACGTGCCAAGACCGGCGGCAGGATGACACTTGAGGAACAGAAAAAGCTTGGAGGAGATCCAAATAACTGTTCTGCCTTTGAACTCCTTATGTTCCACCTCGTAGAAGACGATAAGGAACTTGAAGAAATCTACGATGAATGTGTTTGCGGAAAACGTATGTGTGGCACCTGCAAATCCCTTGCTGCAGAACTGATGACCGAATTCCTGACAGAACACCAGGAAAAGCGTGAGCTGGCAAAGGACCGGCTGGATGATTACGGACTATAA
- a CDS encoding 50S ribosomal protein L16, whose protein sequence is MVRKPASMYRNVKSRSNTRRKYMGGVPGSHVIHYDDGNKTAEFPVKVTLISDERCQIRHTALEAARITANRSMTTAAGRAGYHMKLRVYPHEVLRENKQATGAGADRVSSGMRAAWGKNVGTAARVAAGQKVFTISVNKEHFPMAKDALRKAGQKLPTPVRIVVDQGMELVQ, encoded by the coding sequence ATGGTAAGAAAACCAGCAAGTATGTACAGAAACGTAAAATCACGCTCAAACACAAGACGAAAATATATGGGCGGTGTTCCAGGCAGTCACGTAATCCACTACGATGATGGAAACAAGACAGCTGAATTCCCGGTGAAGGTCACACTGATCTCAGATGAAAGATGTCAGATCAGGCACACAGCTCTCGAAGCTGCACGTATCACTGCAAACAGATCAATGACAACAGCAGCAGGTCGAGCAGGCTACCACATGAAGCTCAGAGTATACCCACACGAAGTTCTCAGAGAGAACAAGCAGGCTACCGGAGCAGGAGCAGACCGTGTCTCAAGTGGAATGAGAGCAGCATGGGGAAAGAATGTAGGAACAGCAGCAAGAGTTGCTGCAGGACAGAAAGTATTCACAATATCTGTTAACAAAGAGCACTTCCCAATGGCAAAAGATGCTCTCCGAAAAGCTGGCCAGAAACTGCCAACCCCTGTAAGGATCGTTGTCGATCAGGGTATGGAACTGGTACAGTAA
- a CDS encoding DUF531 domain-containing protein — translation MLTLGIVNTYDKIKVLDAHYRAIARAAPICYAYGFTLCLFDFPFKMTPEELVEYVMDKTTIGESGKYLKLLHESNRLFVFDLPKKGFQSQFGTAVITSSKPEEKYAVTPEEIADGVEHNQSYLLLVGLGRKGLPKKLFSFSDHHLDITCEGISLETCTAIGTIPSYIMGIVNTRKKLKDTCRERGY, via the coding sequence GTGTTAACGCTTGGTATTGTGAATACTTATGATAAAATTAAGGTGCTGGATGCCCATTACCGTGCAATTGCAAGGGCTGCACCAATTTGTTATGCTTATGGTTTTACCCTTTGTCTTTTTGATTTCCCTTTCAAGATGACTCCGGAAGAACTTGTGGAATATGTAATGGACAAGACGACCATCGGTGAGTCAGGTAAATACCTGAAATTGCTTCATGAAAGCAACCGCCTGTTCGTCTTCGACCTGCCGAAGAAGGGCTTCCAGTCCCAGTTCGGAACTGCTGTGATAACCAGTTCAAAACCGGAGGAAAAATATGCTGTAACTCCTGAAGAGATTGCGGATGGGGTGGAGCACAATCAGTCCTATCTTCTTCTTGTAGGACTTGGCAGGAAAGGTCTGCCCAAAAAATTGTTCTCCTTTTCGGATCACCATCTTGACATTACGTGTGAAGGGATCTCTCTAGAGACATGCACTGCTATCGGTACCATTCCCTCCTATATCATGGGAATAGTTAATACCAGAAAGAAACTAAAAGATACTTGCAGGGAAAGGGGTTATTAA
- a CDS encoding DUF362 domain-containing protein translates to MRSGAQVSIVRCEDYSNTKKAVSEAIDLIGGLGEIVFPGARVLLKPNLLAAALPEKAVTTHPSIVSAMCELVVDAGGIPIVGDGSGITHPGITDEALDMSGIREAALKAGAAEVLSFETSGYEIVDVANPSHFHQIYLAKPVVDADVVISLSKLKTHELTLYTGSVKNMFGAIPLKLRKEAHLLGKVDLFSEAVVDIYSARVPDLTLMDAVVGMEGNGPSSGTPVNVGVVMASYDCVSLDIVGSQVIGLDPMEVPTNKAAIGRGYGTQDPEVLGVPLDDVRMKFRLSATTHLRRVPPFLLKRLGKLFIIKPSINTSRCTLCGTCVLNCSPHAIERKGDKLEINNKKCILCYCCRELCPSNAVDMKRSLFARIFLKIRNRG, encoded by the coding sequence ATGAGATCGGGAGCTCAGGTATCCATAGTGCGCTGTGAAGATTATTCAAATACCAAAAAAGCCGTTAGTGAAGCGATCGATCTGATAGGCGGACTTGGTGAAATTGTCTTCCCCGGTGCCCGGGTACTTCTGAAACCCAACCTTCTTGCTGCAGCACTTCCTGAGAAAGCGGTCACCACACATCCTTCAATTGTGTCTGCAATGTGTGAGCTTGTTGTGGATGCAGGGGGCATTCCCATAGTAGGCGATGGTTCAGGCATAACTCACCCGGGGATAACTGATGAAGCCCTGGATATGTCCGGTATAAGGGAAGCTGCCCTCAAAGCAGGCGCTGCTGAAGTTTTGAGCTTTGAGACCTCTGGGTATGAGATAGTAGATGTTGCCAATCCTTCGCATTTCCATCAGATTTATCTTGCTAAACCGGTGGTTGATGCCGACGTTGTGATCTCGCTTTCAAAGCTCAAGACCCATGAACTGACCCTTTATACAGGTTCTGTCAAGAACATGTTCGGTGCTATCCCCTTAAAGTTAAGGAAAGAGGCCCATCTTCTTGGCAAAGTGGACCTATTCTCTGAGGCTGTAGTGGACATCTATTCTGCCAGGGTTCCCGACCTAACATTAATGGATGCTGTAGTTGGGATGGAAGGCAATGGTCCTTCAAGCGGGACGCCTGTGAATGTTGGTGTAGTGATGGCAAGTTATGACTGCGTGTCTCTTGATATTGTAGGTTCACAGGTTATAGGACTTGATCCTATGGAAGTCCCTACCAACAAAGCAGCAATTGGTAGGGGATACGGAACTCAGGACCCGGAAGTGCTGGGAGTTCCTCTTGACGATGTGCGCATGAAGTTCAGGCTGTCAGCCACAACCCATCTTCGAAGAGTGCCTCCATTTCTCCTCAAGAGACTTGGCAAGCTTTTCATAATCAAGCCTTCCATCAACACTTCAAGATGCACCTTATGTGGGACATGTGTTTTGAACTGTTCTCCACATGCTATCGAACGTAAAGGTGATAAGTTGGAGATCAACAACAAAAAATGCATTCTCTGTTACTGCTGCCGTGAGCTCTGTCCTTCAAATGCTGTGGATATGAAGCGTTCGCTCTTTGCCAGGATATTTCTTAAGATCAGAAATCGGGGTTAA
- a CDS encoding radical SAM/SPASM domain-containing protein, with amino-acid sequence MANTDRKTEMDQSEEDITVLSLPGLTIDLKHQNGFLQLEAKGHLRGVCSPFLKKFNSTLEAEKPALVEKDRVIASTWLPPIPGKVFNRLLYAETQIALGKYIPETVSFEITRQCRCKCDHCVISGGEGDLDVDTVKRTIDEALDMGAVVITFTEGDPLLREDIFELIDYVDKDRAIVNMYTPGTDMTPEVAERLKEVGLHNLLVSIYSTVPEEHDDIRKLEGAFEKATNAIRYGLDAGLLVTMCTHVSPKNMEKLTSMYQFAKELGVHEFSLWESVPKKPEDPIITDEDREVIMEMYRRINATEDGPRIFANTYFEGEMLGCMAGQRWLHVCVEGSVKPCPYIPFSFGNIKTDDLRTIWSRIRKVSDFKGERHSCLMQEKDYLNLVSKIPEDAGTPYDFDLIR; translated from the coding sequence ATGGCTAACACGGACAGAAAAACAGAAATGGACCAAAGTGAAGAAGACATTACAGTACTTTCACTCCCGGGCCTTACCATTGACCTGAAGCATCAGAACGGATTCCTACAACTGGAAGCAAAAGGCCATTTGCGTGGTGTTTGTTCCCCTTTCCTGAAAAAATTCAATTCTACCCTTGAAGCAGAAAAACCAGCCCTTGTTGAAAAAGACAGGGTCATAGCATCCACATGGTTACCACCAATACCGGGCAAGGTCTTCAATAGGCTCCTCTATGCCGAAACACAGATCGCGCTTGGAAAGTATATTCCAGAAACGGTGTCCTTTGAGATCACAAGGCAGTGCAGATGTAAATGTGACCATTGCGTGATCAGCGGCGGTGAAGGCGACCTCGATGTCGATACGGTAAAACGGACCATCGATGAGGCTCTTGACATGGGAGCCGTGGTCATCACATTTACCGAAGGAGATCCCCTTCTTCGAGAAGATATATTCGAACTTATTGATTACGTTGACAAGGACCGTGCCATTGTCAACATGTACACACCTGGCACAGATATGACACCGGAAGTTGCTGAAAGACTAAAGGAGGTCGGACTTCACAACCTCCTGGTAAGCATATATTCCACCGTTCCTGAAGAGCACGATGACATCCGAAAGCTGGAAGGTGCTTTTGAAAAAGCGACCAATGCCATTAGATATGGACTTGACGCAGGGCTGCTTGTTACAATGTGCACCCACGTTTCCCCGAAGAACATGGAGAAACTGACATCAATGTACCAGTTCGCAAAGGAGCTTGGAGTGCATGAGTTCTCATTGTGGGAATCCGTACCAAAGAAACCCGAAGACCCTATCATAACAGACGAGGACCGGGAAGTCATAATGGAAATGTACCGTAGGATAAATGCTACCGAGGACGGACCCAGAATATTCGCAAACACATACTTTGAAGGCGAGATGTTGGGATGTATGGCTGGCCAGCGCTGGTTACATGTCTGCGTGGAAGGATCAGTAAAACCCTGCCCATACATACCATTCAGTTTCGGGAACATCAAGACAGATGATCTCAGGACGATCTGGAGCAGGATACGCAAGGTCAGTGACTTTAAAGGAGAGCGACACTCCTGCCTGATGCAGGAGAAGGACTACCTGAACCTTGTATCGAAGATACCTGAAGATGCCGGAACACCATACGACTTCGATCTTATCAGGTAA